The genomic window CCGTCTACTCAGTCTCCCCAAATCGTCACGCCCAAGCGGAGAGCCCCCATGGCCTCGTACCAGTACGTCTATGTCATGAAGAACCTGACCAAGGCCTATCCCGGCGGGAAGGAGATCATGAAGGGGCTGACCTTGAGCTTCCTGCCCGGCGCCAAGATCGGCGTGCTGGGCGTCAACGGCGCGGGCAAGTCGACCCTGCTGAAGATCATGGCCGGCATCGACAAGGAATATGGCGGCGAAGCCTGGGCGGCCGAGGGCGTCAAGATCGGCTATCTGGCCCAGGAACCCCATCTGGACCCGGCCAAGGACGTCATGGGCAATGTCATGGAAGCCGTGGCCGAGACCAAGGCCCTGCTGGACCGCTTCGAGGAAGTCTCGGCCAAGTTCGCCGAGGAGCTCTCCGACGACGAGATGAACGACCTCATCGCCGAACAGGGCGAGTTGCAGGAAAAGATCGACCATCTCAACGCCTGGGACCTGACGCGCACCATCGAGATCGCCATGGACGCGCTGCGCTGCCCGCCCGGCGATGCCGACGTGACCACGCTTTCGGGCGGCGAGCGCCGCCGCGTGGCGCTGTGCCGCCTGCTGCTGTCGCATCCCGACATGCTGCTGCTGGACGAGCCCACCAACCATCTGGACGCCGAATCGGTGGCCTGGCTGGAGCGCTTCTTGGAAGATTATAGCGGCACCGTGGTGATGATCACCCACGACCGCTACTTCCTGGACAATGTCACCGGCTGGATCCTGGAGCTTGAGCGCGGCCACGGCATCCCCTACGAGGGCAATTACACCTCGTGGCTGGAGCAGAAGGGCAAGCGCCTGGAGCAGGAAGAGCGCGAAGAGACCGCCCGCATGCGCGCCATCCGTGACGAGCTGGAATGGGTGCGGTCCAGCCCGAAGGCCCGCCAGACCAAGAGCAAGGCCCGTATCAGCGCCTTCGAGGATCTGGTGGCCAAGTCCCAGGAAAAGGCCACCGGCCCCGCCGTCATCTCCATTCCGCCCGGCCCGCGTCTGGGCGGCAAGGTGATCGAGGCGGTCAACGTCTCCAAGGCCTTCGGCGACAATCTCTTGTACGAGAACCTGAATTTCCGCCTGCCGCCCGGCGGCATCGTCGGCATCATCGGCCCCAATGGCGCGGGCAAGACCACCTTGTTCCGCATGATCACCGGCCAGGAACAGCCGACCTCGGGCTCGTTCACCGTGGGTGAGACCGTGGTGCTGGGCTATGTGGACCAGAGCCGCGATTCGCTCGATCCCGACAAGACCGCCTTCGAGGAAATCTCCGACGGCCAGGAGGAAATCGACCTGGGCAAGCGCAAGATCAATTCGCGCGCCTATGCCGGTCTGTTCAACTTCAAGGGCGCCGACCAGCAAAAGAAGGTGGGCGTGCTGTCGGGTGGCGAGCGCAACCGCGTCCATCTGGCCAAGATGCTGAGCCGTCCCGCCAATGTCATCCTTCTGGACGAACCCACCAACGACTTGGATGTGGAGACCTTGTCCGCCCTGGAAGACGCCCTGGCCGAGTTCCCCGGCTGCGCCGTGGTCATCAGCCATGATCGCTTCTTCCTGGACCGCATCGCCACGCACATCCTGGCCTTCGAAGGCGATTCCCAGGTGGTTTGGTTCGAGGGCAATTACCAGGATTACGAGGCCGACCGTCACCGCCGTCTGGGCACCGACGCCGACCAGCCCCACCGCATCAAGTACAAGCCGATCAAGCGCTAGGGACCTGCCCCATGTCGAAGCACACGGTCGTCGCTGCCGCCTGCGCCCTATTGCTGGCGGCGGGAACCGGGGCCTGGTTTCTGTCGGGCCGGGCGCCCGCCTCGGGAGGCGACGAACTGGCGGCCCTGCCCGGCGACGGCCTGGTCACCTTCGCCCGCATCCAGACCGAGATGAACCGTGCCGGAGCGGGCCGATCCGCCCTGCCCGCCGATGCCAATGCCGACAAGCTGGAAGCCATCGGCGGCGCTTTGCGGGAATTCCTGGCTGGCAATACGGTCAAGGCGTCCAATATCCTCGACGACATCGATGCCGAGATCGAACTGCGCGTGCCCACCGACGAGCAGGTGGCCGCCGACCCGCTGCTGGCCGACAAGGAAGAGTGGCTG from Paramagnetospirillum magnetotacticum MS-1 includes these protein-coding regions:
- the ettA gene encoding energy-dependent translational throttle protein EttA, which produces MASYQYVYVMKNLTKAYPGGKEIMKGLTLSFLPGAKIGVLGVNGAGKSTLLKIMAGIDKEYGGEAWAAEGVKIGYLAQEPHLDPAKDVMGNVMEAVAETKALLDRFEEVSAKFAEELSDDEMNDLIAEQGELQEKIDHLNAWDLTRTIEIAMDALRCPPGDADVTTLSGGERRRVALCRLLLSHPDMLLLDEPTNHLDAESVAWLERFLEDYSGTVVMITHDRYFLDNVTGWILELERGHGIPYEGNYTSWLEQKGKRLEQEEREETARMRAIRDELEWVRSSPKARQTKSKARISAFEDLVAKSQEKATGPAVISIPPGPRLGGKVIEAVNVSKAFGDNLLYENLNFRLPPGGIVGIIGPNGAGKTTLFRMITGQEQPTSGSFTVGETVVLGYVDQSRDSLDPDKTAFEEISDGQEEIDLGKRKINSRAYAGLFNFKGADQQKKVGVLSGGERNRVHLAKMLSRPANVILLDEPTNDLDVETLSALEDALAEFPGCAVVISHDRFFLDRIATHILAFEGDSQVVWFEGNYQDYEADRHRRLGTDADQPHRIKYKPIKR